A window of the Choristoneura fumiferana chromosome 30, NRCan_CFum_1, whole genome shotgun sequence genome harbors these coding sequences:
- the LOC141444627 gene encoding uncharacterized protein, translating to MVKSGDGNYFKVRALLDTGASVSVIKQSIVQRLKLHQQSNGNNIYGIGQQRVKVPGSIVKLIIKPVGKQVPIISTIASVMYSLTGNIPSYDTQLKDQLRLSHIILADGKFDKASDVDIILGTDILNYVLDGSKISTHVPGIAAYGTCFGHVVMGSLTSTHQSAVTSSQSAGTSVEDYGLHATRLEEVLERFWKVEEPPSKPAVHPDHMECERLYISTTQRLPDGKYIVRLPLLSTRSSLGESRSLAMKRLRALERKMAKDALFASKYKDFMREYETLGHMSKSDFQFNSEHFVIPHHGIFKRGTDKIRVVFDGSGRSSTGVSLNQCLHSGQPLQNDITKIILNFRRHQVVFTTDIKMMFRQTFVHPDDRKYQLILWREDPSHDVQVYELNTNTYGLRSSPFIAIRTVLLLADDWEVSHPNSHAAHVMRRDIFVDDILTGADSVAEAQQLKQELIALTGSAGYELRKWSSNSRELLRDLPEEYCELPHSFDTEDKSFIKVLGVQWDPVSDSMAYQINVPLGHPPTKRSVLSTIARLYDPCGYCAPVIFRFKVFLQSLFSDGLNWDEPINQNQITQWDELTQDLNHLSHLQIQRCVSLPGAVSYSLHGFGDASELGYAASVYLRTVDASGHVKEPRRFISRWFQH from the exons ATGGTGAAATCAGGTGATGGCAATTATTTTAAGGTTAGGGCCTTACTCGACACCGGGGCGAGTGTCtcagtaattaaacagtcaatagTTCAAAGGTTAAAATTACACCAACAGTCTAatggtaataatatttatggaaTTGGTCAGCAAAGGGTAAAGGTACCTGGTTCAATAGTCAAATTAATAATCAAACCTGTAGGTAAACAGGTTCCCATCATTAGTACAATAGCTTCAGTCATGTACTCACTAACGGGAAACATTCCATCATATGACACTCAGCTCAAAGATCAATTACGGTTGTCACATATCATATTAGCTGATGGCAAGTTTGACAAAGCCTCAGATGTGGACATAATTTTAGGTACtgacatattaaattatgtactcgATGGTTCAAAGATTTCCACTCACGTTCCAGGAATAGCAGCCTACGGGACATGCTTTGGGCATGTCGTCATGGGTTCATTGACCTCGACTCACCAGTCAGCGGTGACGTCATCACAGTCAGCGGGTACGTCCGTGGAGGACTACGGCCTGCACGCCACTAGACTCGAGGAGGTGCTCGAGCGGTTTTGGAAGGTCGAGGAGCCGCCTTCGAAGCCTGCAGTTCATCCAGATCACATGGAATGCGAAAGGTTGTACATTTCCACTACTCAACGTCTGCCTGACGGCAAATACATAGTCAGGCTACCGTTACTTTCAACACGCTCATCATTAGGCGAATCAAGGTCGCTTGCAATGAAAAGGTTGCGAGCTTTGGAGAGGAAAATGGCTAAGGACGCACTTTTCGCCTCCAAGTATAAAGATTTCATGAGAGAGTACGAAACTCTCGGTCATATGTCAAAATCGGATTTTCAATTTAACTCAGAACATTTTGTCATACCGCATCACGGTATCTTCAAACGAGGCACCGATAAAATCAGAGTTGTATTCGACGGATCAGGGCGATCGTCCACAGGTGTGTCACTCAATCAATGCCTTCACTCTGGGCAACCTCTTCAAAATGATATcactaaaatcattttaaattttcgacgTCATCAGGTGGTATTCACTACTGATATCAAAATGATGTTTCGTCAAACATTTGTTCACCCAGATGATAGGAAATATCAATTAATCCTCTGGAGGGAGGATCCGTCACACGATGTTCAGGTATATGAATTAAATACTAATACCTACGGGCTGAGGTCAAGTCCATTCATAGCTATACGGACGGTGTTGCTACTAGCGGACGATTGGGAGGTGTCGCATCCGAATTCACACGCAGCACACGTCATGCGACGAGATATCTTCGTTGATGATATCCTCACAGGAGCAGACTCAGTGGCAGAGGCTCAACAGCTCAAGCAAGAGCTCATAGCGCTCACCGGGAGCGCAGGTTATGAATTACGTAAATGGTCGTCCAATAGTAGGGAGCTATTGCGTGACTTACCGGAGGAGTATTGCGAGCTGCCACACTCATTTGACACTGAGGATAAAAGTTTCATCAAAGTATTAGGTGTTCAATGGGATCCAGTGTCAGATTCAATGGCATATCAAATCAACGTGCCACTTGGTCACCCTCCTACGAAACGTAGCGTGCTCAGTACAATCGCACGTTTGTACGACCCGTGTGGTTATTGCGCACCAGTCATATTTCGATTCAAAGTATTCTTACAGTCATTATTCTCGGATGGGCTCAACTGGGACGAGCcgataaatcaaaatcaaatcactCAGTGGGACGAACTTACGCAGGATCTCAATCATTTGTCTCATTTACAGATTCAACGGTGTGTCTCACTACCGGGCGCCGTTTCATACTCATTGCACGGTTTCGGCGACGCCTCGGAGCTGGGATACGCGGCGAGCGTTTATCTACGGACGGTGGATGCGTCAGGACATGTCAAG gAACCAAGGCGGTTCATCTCGAGGTGGTTTCAGCATTGA